The genomic interval CTTTTCTGTAGATAGGATAATCGGGATGTCATTCACAAAAACTTTATACATTTGCACTATGATTTTAGACAAAGAAACGGCAAAAAAAACCGCAGAATTATTATTGCAAATTAACGCAATAAAATTACAACCGCAAGAACCTTTTACGTGGGCTTCTGGCTGGAAATCTCCAATATATTGTGACAACCGTATTGTTTTGTCATATCCTCCCATACGCAACTACCTCCATCAAGAGATGGCAAAACAAGTTGAACAACTTTATGGGAAGCCTGATGCGATAGTAGGCGTCGCTACTGGAGCGATAGGAATAGGTATGCTCGTTGCAGATTATCTTAATGTTCCTTTTGCCTATGTGCGTCCAGAGCCTAAAAAGCATGGGAGGCAAAATCAAATCGAAGGCCATCTTGATCCAAAGAGCAACGTTGTTGTGATAGAAGACCTTATAAGCACGGGTAAGAGCAGTCTTATGGCCGTTGAGGCACTCAAAAAATCACATATGAATGTGAAGGGAATGCTCGCTATATTTACCTACGGGTTTGAGACTGCGATAGAAAATTTTAAAAATGTTAACATCCAACTTCATACTTTAAGTGATTATTCAAACTTGTTATTACAAGCTAGAGACACGAATTTCATCACAGAAGCTCAACATGACACTCTAGAAAACTGGCGTAAATCTCCATCGACTTGGTCAAATTAATTTAAAATATTTCAAAATAATACCTCAATCTTAAATTATAGATTGTTTAAACTAACATATATGAATTTAGAAAGCCCCGTAAAAACAGTAAATAAATCTCAAGAAGAGGTATATAATTTCCTTTTGAATGTTGAGAATTTTGAGCAACTTATGCCCGAAAACACAAAATTTGAAAAATTAAGTGATACCCGATTTCTTTTTGGACTTAAGGGAATGCCAGAAATTGTATTAGATCTTAAAGAAGGTATTCCTTATAATAAGGTAATACTAGGAGCAGCGAGTGATAAAATTCCATTCACGCTCACTGCAGACATTCAAGAAGTTGACCCACAGAAGTCTAATGTACAACTCAATTTTACCGGAGAGTTTAACGCAATGATGGCGATGATGGTTAAGAAACCCATAACAAAATTCATCGGGACGCTTTCTGATAACTTAGAGAACATCTCTTAAGCAGAAAATAATATTTTAAAGTCAATCGCAATTCATCGAGATCGGGCAACAAACCTATATCCCATACTTTTACTATAAAAATTAATACAAAATGGCAGACATTAAAAAGCTAGAAGCATTTGTTACACAAGTACGCAGAGATATAGTGAGGCAAGTACATAAAGTAAATTCTGGACACCCTGGAGGCTCTTTAGGCTGTGCAGAGTTCATCAGTATATTGTATCAAGAAGTCATGAATCACGATAGTGATTTCTCAATGGATGGAATAGGCGAAGATTTATTTTTCTTATCAAATGGTCATATTTCTCCTGTGTTTTACAGTGTATTAGCAAGGTCTGGCTACTTTCCAGTAGAAGAGCTTAATACATTTAGACTACTTAATTCTCGTCTTCAGGGTCACCCTACAACACATGAAGGTCTTCCGGGTGTGCGTGTAGCTTCTGGTTCACTAGGTCAAGGCCTGAGTGTATCTATAGGTGCTGCGCAAGCAAAAAAACTCAATAAAGACTCAAGTACAATCTATACGCTTATGGGTGATGGAGAATTACAAGAAGGTCAAAATTGGGAAGCCATCATGTATGCCGCTGCAAATAAAGTAGATAACCTCATTGCTACAGTAGATCTCAATGGACAGCAAATAGATGGGAGTACAGAGAAAGTATTGGATTTAGGAAATCTACAAGCAAAATTTGAAGCCTTTGGCTGGGCGGTTATTCGTGTTGAAAAAGGTAATGACATTCAATCCATCTTAAACGGAATTAATCAAGCAAAAGAGTTGCTTCATAACGGTAAACCAGTTTGTATTCTCTTACATACAGTTATGGGACACGGGGTTGATTTTATGATGGGTACTCATGCATGGCACGGTAAAGCACCTAATGATGAGCAACTAGAAAGTGCACTCGCACAAAATCCAGAAACACTAGGAGACTACTAATCTCTTTACGCTTTCGCGAAAGCGAACTAAAACAAACTACTATGAAAGTATACGAAAATACAGGAAGTAAGGATACAAGGTCAGGATTTGGTGCAGGTATGACAGAGTTAGGTAGAACAAATCCTAATGTTGTATCATTATGTGCAGATCTTATAGGGTCTTTAAAAATACAAACGTTTATTGATGAAAATCCAGAGCGGTTTTTTCAAATAGGCATCGCCGAGGCAAATATGATGGGTATTGCTGCTGGATTAACTATTGGTGGAAAGATCCCATTTACAGGAACCTTTGCAAACTTTTCAACAGGTCGTGTGTATGACCAAATAAGACAGTCCATTGCCTATTCTGGGAAGAATGTAAAAATATGCGCATCTCACTCCGGTGTTACTCTAGGAGAAGATGGTGCCACACACCAAATACTTGAGGACATAGGTTTAATGAAGATGCTTCCAGGTATGACTGTGATTAATACATGTGATTACAATCAAACCAAAGCTGCAACCTTAGCTATAGCTGAATACGAAGGACCTGTTTATCTGCGCTTTGGTCGCCCTGTAGTACCTAATTTCACCCCTGCCGATCAAAAGTTTGAGATTGGGAAAGCTGTAAAGTTACAAGATGGAAATGACGTTACTATTGTAGCTACAGGCCATCTTGTTTGGGAAGCACTGGAAGCTGCAAAGGAACTGCACGAAAAAGGTATCTCTGCAGAGGTAATTGATATCCACACTATAAAACCTTTGGATACAGAAGCCATTTTAAAATCTGTAAAGAAAACCAAATGTATAGTTACCGCAGAAGAGCATAATTACCTTGGTGGATTAGGAGAAAGTGTGGCACGTGAACTTTCGTTAAGATTGCCAACCCCGCAAGAATTTGTCGCTACTGAAGACACTTTTGGAGAAAGTGGGACACCAAAACAGCTTATGGAAAAATATGGGTTAAATGCCGTTGCTATTGTAAGAGCCTGTCAAAAAGTTGTCGATAGAAAATAATTTAATGTTTTTTTACGTTTTATAGAAACATAGGGGCGGTATGAGAATTTACATACTGCCTTTTTTATTTTAATTCATTCATCAAAAGAGACAATTATGAAAAAAGTATTAATTGCAGTCCTACTCTTATCAAGTATTGCTGCTACGAGTCAAAGCTCTGGGTTTGGTATCAAAGGGGGACTAAACTACGGGTCTGTTGGAGATCTGGAATTTTCATCTATTATAGGTAGTGAAAGTTATAATAAAGAAAGACAAGCAGGGTATCATGCAGGAATTTTTTATAAAGCATCATTTTCAGGAATATTTTTACAACCAGAAGTGCTTTACACAAAAATTAATACTGATTATGAAAGTCGCAATGCGGGATCAGGACAAGATTATAATTTTGAAGTTCAAAAACTAGATATCCCCGTTTTATTAGGTCTAAAAATAGTGGGTCCTCTAAATATCAAGGCGGGCCCTTCCTTCCAGTACATTCTTGATACTGGCTTTGAAAACACCAACATAGATTTTGAAGATCCTGAAAAGCAATTTACCGTGGGTTATCAGTTAGGTATAGGCCTAACGTTAGGGCAAGTAGGTTTAGACCTAAGGTATGAAGGAGCATTTACAGAAAACACCATCATTTCTTCATCAAATATACAAGACAGTGGTTTTACGGTAGATTCTAGACCTTCTCAATTAATTTTGAGTATATCATTTACGCTAGATAAAAATTAATTTTTATTACATTCTGTTTATATAAAAAAGATCCTCTAAATTTTAGAGGATCTTTTTATTTGTTCGTACGCTTTCGCGAAAGCGTGACCTAATTATGAATCAGAATCTAGATAGTCTGGAATACCATCTTCATCACTATCTGGATAGGACACTACGCCAGTAGCACTATTAAATCTCAACTCTTCGATCGTAGGTCTACCGTCTCCATCATCATCATTATCTAAGTGGTTAGATAGTCCATCACTGTCTGTATCTAAAAAGGATACAAAATTACCATCTACATCTGTTTCGATTTCTAGAATAGTGAGAACCCTATCATTATCGTCATCAGGATCAAAAAAAGCAAATGATGAATCATCATCTGGATTATCTGCTTCATCAAAAAGAAAACCGTTATTATTTAAATCTTCATTTATTGACAAAATACCATCGTTATCATGATCTGCCTGTACTGTATTAAAGGTATTAAAAGTAAATATTAAAGGACTATAAGGAGGAATATTCGCTTGAACAGCATTAAAATATGCGAGGCCACTAGGCATAAAAATAGCCCCAGATCCATAACCTTCATAATCGAATGTTCCATCTTGGTTTACAATAGGGCCAGATGCAGCGCCCTTAAAACCTGCTACACCATTAGTAAACCCATCAACAACTGATGTCAAATCAAACCAAACTGGATTAGGAGAGCGGTCAAAGATTAAACCATCTAAACGAAATCCTTTATAATTCATAAAAACAGAATCTGCATACGTCGCAGCAGGCTTATCACTTTCACCTTGTCTTGCTGTTAATATGTAAAGAGTTTGCTCTGCTTCAGCTCGGGTATATACTTTAGTTGTAAGTTCTGGACGATCTAAAATAGGTTCTTTATCAGCATTATCTCCTGATATCGTATCAATTCTTACTTGATAATCAAATTCTGCCGGTGGATTTTCAAACTCCTCATAATTATAGAAATGTGTCTCAAGGTACTCCCTTATACGCTCATCATCAACTATTGATTGTTCTCCTCTATCATTTGGAGGAACAACTATTGGATCATCTGAATCATCATCGTTAGGGCAAGCTACACAAATAAGCATGACAGCAATGAGTGCTAGGTAATTTCTTAATTTCATCAACGTTATTTTTAAAGAGGTGCAAGATACAATTTTGGCTTATTTTTGTCTATATCTTGGACAATAATAACGTAACAATAGTTTAATTTATATGAGAGTTGATAAATATTTATGGTGTATACGCTATTTTAAAACCCGATCTATAGCAACTGCGGCTTGTAAGAAAGGACAGGTAAAAATGAATGGTGCCACTGTAAAACCATCAAGAGAAGTCTATCCTACTGATAAAATTGATGTTAGAAAAAATCAAGTGAACTATATTCTTGAAGTATTGGATATTCCTGAGAGCAGACTAGGTGCCAAACTTGTGGGAATGTATGTGGCAGATAAAACTCCTAAAGAAAATCTTGAGAAGCTAGATTTACTAAAATATTCTAAAGATTATTATCGAAAGAAGGGTACTGGAAGGCCTACTAAAAAAGATAGGCGTAGTATCGATGAAATTTATGAGAATGATGAGTTTTTTACAAACGATCAAGAAGAGTAAGTACAGTAAATACGATAAGACTATGAAAATTAAATTAGAAAAAATACTTGATCATACTGCGATAGAGCATAAAATAAGACGTATTGCTTTTCAAATCTACGAGAGTAATGCAGATGAGAAAGAAGTTGTTCTTGCCGGGATTGCAGATAACGGTTATAAATTTGCCGAACGTCTATCTCAAGTCCTTATAGACATTGCCCCATTTAAAACGATACTATGCAAAGTAACAATGGATAAACAAAAACCCTTAGGAACCGTTAAAACAAGTTTGTTGCCTAAGGAATATACAAACAAATCAATTGTCCTTATCGATGATGTTTTAAATTCAGGCACTACACTTGTTTATGGTGTAAAACATTTCCTAGATGTTCCTTTAAAAAGATTTAAAACCGCCGTACTAGTAAACCGTAATCATAAAAAGTATCCAGTAAAAGCTGACTTTAAAGGTATCTCTTTAAGTACATCCTTAAATGAATCTGTAAAAGTAATTTTTACTAAAGGAAATGATACTGTTGTTTTAGAATAGGGTCTTAATTATTTTACTTGCTAATTGCTCAGGAGTCTCGTCTTGTGCTTTAACAACAATATCTGCTTGATTATAATAGTAACTCCTTTCAAAGAGGTGCTTACGCACATATTCCTCCAGAGCCTCGTAACTTTCTAAAGAATTTAGGAGTGGTCTAGCTTGCTTATTAATCCATAACCTCTTAGTGAGCTCCTTGTAAGAGCTGTTTAGATAAACTGTAGTAGTCATAGCTGTCTTTAGATAATCCATATTTTGACTATAGCATGGAGTA from Dokdonia sp. Hel_I_53 carries:
- a CDS encoding shikimate kinase, which gives rise to MKKIFLLGYMGSGKSTIGPLLAAKLSYKFLDFDAYIEKMEGKSISKIFKDEGEIYFRKAENNYLKQLISSSEDGPEVIALGGGTPCYSQNMDYLKTAMTTTVYLNSSYKELTKRLWINKQARPLLNSLESYEALEEYVRKHLFERSYYYNQADIVVKAQDETPEQLASKIIKTLF
- a CDS encoding phosphoribosyltransferase family protein codes for the protein MKIKLEKILDHTAIEHKIRRIAFQIYESNADEKEVVLAGIADNGYKFAERLSQVLIDIAPFKTILCKVTMDKQKPLGTVKTSLLPKEYTNKSIVLIDDVLNSGTTLVYGVKHFLDVPLKRFKTAVLVNRNHKKYPVKADFKGISLSTSLNESVKVIFTKGNDTVVLE
- the pyrE gene encoding orotate phosphoribosyltransferase gives rise to the protein MILDKETAKKTAELLLQINAIKLQPQEPFTWASGWKSPIYCDNRIVLSYPPIRNYLHQEMAKQVEQLYGKPDAIVGVATGAIGIGMLVADYLNVPFAYVRPEPKKHGRQNQIEGHLDPKSNVVVIEDLISTGKSSLMAVEALKKSHMNVKGMLAIFTYGFETAIENFKNVNIQLHTLSDYSNLLLQARDTNFITEAQHDTLENWRKSPSTWSN
- a CDS encoding transketolase family protein, which produces MKVYENTGSKDTRSGFGAGMTELGRTNPNVVSLCADLIGSLKIQTFIDENPERFFQIGIAEANMMGIAAGLTIGGKIPFTGTFANFSTGRVYDQIRQSIAYSGKNVKICASHSGVTLGEDGATHQILEDIGLMKMLPGMTVINTCDYNQTKAATLAIAEYEGPVYLRFGRPVVPNFTPADQKFEIGKAVKLQDGNDVTIVATGHLVWEALEAAKELHEKGISAEVIDIHTIKPLDTEAILKSVKKTKCIVTAEEHNYLGGLGESVARELSLRLPTPQEFVATEDTFGESGTPKQLMEKYGLNAVAIVRACQKVVDRK
- a CDS encoding RNA-binding S4 domain-containing protein — protein: MRVDKYLWCIRYFKTRSIATAACKKGQVKMNGATVKPSREVYPTDKIDVRKNQVNYILEVLDIPESRLGAKLVGMYVADKTPKENLEKLDLLKYSKDYYRKKGTGRPTKKDRRSIDEIYENDEFFTNDQEE
- a CDS encoding FKBP-type peptidyl-prolyl cis-trans isomerase; amino-acid sequence: MKLRNYLALIAVMLICVACPNDDDSDDPIVVPPNDRGEQSIVDDERIREYLETHFYNYEEFENPPAEFDYQVRIDTISGDNADKEPILDRPELTTKVYTRAEAEQTLYILTARQGESDKPAATYADSVFMNYKGFRLDGLIFDRSPNPVWFDLTSVVDGFTNGVAGFKGAASGPIVNQDGTFDYEGYGSGAIFMPSGLAYFNAVQANIPPYSPLIFTFNTFNTVQADHDNDGILSINEDLNNNGFLFDEADNPDDDSSFAFFDPDDDNDRVLTILEIETDVDGNFVSFLDTDSDGLSNHLDNDDDGDGRPTIEELRFNSATGVVSYPDSDEDGIPDYLDSDS
- a CDS encoding SRPBCC family protein: MNLESPVKTVNKSQEEVYNFLLNVENFEQLMPENTKFEKLSDTRFLFGLKGMPEIVLDLKEGIPYNKVILGAASDKIPFTLTADIQEVDPQKSNVQLNFTGEFNAMMAMMVKKPITKFIGTLSDNLENIS
- a CDS encoding transketolase yields the protein MADIKKLEAFVTQVRRDIVRQVHKVNSGHPGGSLGCAEFISILYQEVMNHDSDFSMDGIGEDLFFLSNGHISPVFYSVLARSGYFPVEELNTFRLLNSRLQGHPTTHEGLPGVRVASGSLGQGLSVSIGAAQAKKLNKDSSTIYTLMGDGELQEGQNWEAIMYAAANKVDNLIATVDLNGQQIDGSTEKVLDLGNLQAKFEAFGWAVIRVEKGNDIQSILNGINQAKELLHNGKPVCILLHTVMGHGVDFMMGTHAWHGKAPNDEQLESALAQNPETLGDY
- a CDS encoding outer membrane beta-barrel protein, with protein sequence MKKVLIAVLLLSSIAATSQSSGFGIKGGLNYGSVGDLEFSSIIGSESYNKERQAGYHAGIFYKASFSGIFLQPEVLYTKINTDYESRNAGSGQDYNFEVQKLDIPVLLGLKIVGPLNIKAGPSFQYILDTGFENTNIDFEDPEKQFTVGYQLGIGLTLGQVGLDLRYEGAFTENTIISSSNIQDSGFTVDSRPSQLILSISFTLDKN